The sequence TAGCTTCAACGTAAAGGATCGGCAGGCGCTGTCGCGCCTCGTAGAGGTCCTCTTCGGAGAGCCATCCAGGATATGGGTCAGGAGTGCGCACGTTCATGGTTCTATCTTGGTACACAAACCTCCGACATTCCATGAAGCTGAATCTGTGTTGCGGAACTCACCTCGCAGCCTAGCTGCGACTCTAGTGCGCAACAGCCGTAGGAGATAAAATTGGTTGAGCTATTTCAAGTTTTGTCTGGCAAGATCCTGCGGGCATTCGGATAGCATTTCCTTTTCCCAAATCCTCATGGAAGCAGATTCCTGCCGTGACGAACGCTCCAGAACGATTGAGCAAGCAAAACTTCACCACAATTGCGGTGCTGATTGTTTCCAGCTTTGTAGTGATCTTGAATGAAACCATCATGAACGTGGCCTTGCCAGTCTTGATGAACGAATTCAATGTCACCGCTGATGCAATTCAGTGGCTGTCGACTATCTTCATGCTGACCATGGCCGTCGTTATTCCAATGACTGGCTTCCTGCTGCAGCGAATGAGCATCCACAAGGTCTTCATCCTGGCCATGGGACTGTTTACCGTGGGCACCATCCTGGCAGCGGCCGCTCCGGGCTTGACCGTTTTGCTGGTCGCCCGAGTTATCCAGGCCAGCGGCACAGCCATCATGATGCCACTGCTGATGACTACCATCTTGCACCTGGTGCCGCCAGCACGCCGCGGCGTGCTGATGGGCAACGTATCCATCGTGATCTCTGTTGCTCCGGCTATCGGCCCCACCCTGTCTGGCCTGATCCTGCAGTACCTGTCGTGGCGCTTCATGTTCATCGTGATCGTTCCGATCGCTGTCGTGGCGCTGCTGGTTGGTTCACCGCGCCTGCCTAGGGACGTCGAAGGCGTGTCGACCCCGCTGTCCGTTCCTTCCTTGATTCTGGCAATCCCGGGCTTCGGCGGCCTGGTGTACGCACTGAGCGGCCTGTCGGCCGGGGTGACCCCATTGAACTTGGGCATCCTCATTGGCGCGGTGCTCTGCCTGCTGGCATTCGTCTTCCTGCAGCTGAACCTGCAGAAGGAAGACAAGGCTCTGCTGGACCTGCGTCCACTGGGCTACAAGAGCTTCAGCCTGTCGCTGGTGCTGATGATGTTCTCGATGATCGCCTTGTTCGGCGTGATCATCTTGCTGCCAATGTTCTTCACCAACGTGCTGGGTATTGAAACTTTGACCACCGGCCTGATCATGCTTCCTGGCGGACTGCTGATGGGTATCTTGGCCCCAATGGTCGGCAAGCTCTACGACAAGGTCGGTGCCCGCCCGCTGATCGTCCCTGGCGCTTTGGTGCTGCTGGCTTCGTTGCTGGGCTACGCGATGATCCTTGACGCGGACACCCCGATCTGGCTGCTGGTCGTGCTGCATCTGGTGATGAGCTTGGGATTGGCGTTCATCTTCACCCCTGCTTTCACCACCGCGCTGAATCCACTGCCCCACCACCTGCACTCGCACGGTTCGGCGTTGCTGTCCACCTTGCAGCAGTTGGCAGGAGCCATGGGCACCGCGCTGCTCGTTGGCGTCGTTGCTTCTGCTACCGCCGCGAAGATTGCAGCGGGAACCGATGAGCTCACGGCCATGGTTGAAGGCTTCCAGCCAGGCTTCCTGATTGGCGCTGCCTGCAGTGTCGGCATCGTTGTGATCGGTTTCCTGCTCGGAGGCCGGAAGCAAGCTGTGGCCGCAGAAGCTGAACCTTCAAAGGTTCCAAGCCACTAGGCACTAGCCGCTAGGCACTGAAGAACAAAGACGCCGTTGGACGCTCCCCAGAGCATCCAACGGCGTCTTTGCCTCCAGCGGTTACTTCTGCAGAAAGCAACTGGCCAGTAATGTAGGTCACAAGATTGTTTTCTATAAGGGAGTACACATGCAGTTGCAGGATTCAGTCGCCCTGGTTACCGGTGGACTGTCAGGTCTGGGCCGAGCCACCGCACAGAAATTAGCCAGTCAGGCTAAACATGTACTGGTCCTGGACTTGCCACGGGATGACGGCGATGAAATTTCCGCTCAGATCGGGGCGAATGTCCGTTTCGTGCCAGCCGACGTCACCGACGCTCAGCAGGTTGCCACCGCCATTGAACGCGCCAAGGAACTAGGAACCCTGCGGGTGCTGGTCAATTGTGCCGGCGTGGCAACCCCGGGCAAGGTGCTGGGCCGTGAAGGCGTGCTGCCGTTGGAGCGCTTCTCGAAGGTGCTGGAGATCAACGTCAACGGAACGTTCAACGTCATCCGCTTGGCTGCTGAAGCCATGGCGCACAGCGAGGCGGAAGTCGATGAGCACGGAACTTCCGAGCGTGGTGTCATTATCAATACCGCATCCGTGGCTGCCTTTGACGGCCAGATCGGACAGCCTGCCTATGCGGCGTCCAAGGGCGCAGTAGCTGCCATGACCCTGCCGCTGGCACGCGAACTGGCAAGCCACCAGATCCGCGTCATGACCATCGCTCCTGGCATCTTCCACACCCCGATGATGGCTGGCCTGCCGCAGGCTGCCCAGGATTCCCTGGGTGCCCAGGTGCCGCATCCATCGCGTCTGGGACGTCCGGAGGAGTACGCGGCATTGGTAGAGCACATCGTGGCTAACCCGATGCTCAATGGTGAGACCATTCGCCTTGATGGCGCCATTCGCATGGCTCCGCGCTAGACACCAGCTGCCGGTGCGGCGAGCCTAGAATTCGATGGGCTTGCCGCGCTGCGCGCGGTGTTCTGCATGGCTGATCTGGAAGCGGCGATTCTCAGCCAGGAGGAATACCAGCAAGGCCATGAAGATCCAGACCGCCGAAACCCAAAGCGGGGTCGACTCATGGAACCACCCCTGGATGGCGGCGGCAACCATGCTGATGCCGAAGCCGCTTGCCAGGGCATGGCGGCCACGCTCGGTATGGGCGAAGCCGGCAGCAATCAGGGATACTCCCACCGCCACCAACGCAACTTGCATGGCATGTTCACGGCCGGTCCACCCCGCTGTGGCGAACCACAGCTGCAAAGCGTAAACCATGCTGAATCCAGCGAAGAAACCCAAGGGCGCATCGGTAGCCCAACGCTCGAACTTGGTTCGTGCGGTGTGCTGATTCAGCTGAGGCACGGGATGGAAAGTGCACCTCCTTGAACAAGGAGGAAGCACATGAACACATCGCGACACCAGCCAGGCG comes from Glutamicibacter arilaitensis Re117 and encodes:
- a CDS encoding MDR family MFS transporter encodes the protein MTNAPERLSKQNFTTIAVLIVSSFVVILNETIMNVALPVLMNEFNVTADAIQWLSTIFMLTMAVVIPMTGFLLQRMSIHKVFILAMGLFTVGTILAAAAPGLTVLLVARVIQASGTAIMMPLLMTTILHLVPPARRGVLMGNVSIVISVAPAIGPTLSGLILQYLSWRFMFIVIVPIAVVALLVGSPRLPRDVEGVSTPLSVPSLILAIPGFGGLVYALSGLSAGVTPLNLGILIGAVLCLLAFVFLQLNLQKEDKALLDLRPLGYKSFSLSLVLMMFSMIALFGVIILLPMFFTNVLGIETLTTGLIMLPGGLLMGILAPMVGKLYDKVGARPLIVPGALVLLASLLGYAMILDADTPIWLLVVLHLVMSLGLAFIFTPAFTTALNPLPHHLHSHGSALLSTLQQLAGAMGTALLVGVVASATAAKIAAGTDELTAMVEGFQPGFLIGAACSVGIVVIGFLLGGRKQAVAAEAEPSKVPSH
- a CDS encoding 3-hydroxyacyl-CoA dehydrogenase; its protein translation is MQLQDSVALVTGGLSGLGRATAQKLASQAKHVLVLDLPRDDGDEISAQIGANVRFVPADVTDAQQVATAIERAKELGTLRVLVNCAGVATPGKVLGREGVLPLERFSKVLEINVNGTFNVIRLAAEAMAHSEAEVDEHGTSERGVIINTASVAAFDGQIGQPAYAASKGAVAAMTLPLARELASHQIRVMTIAPGIFHTPMMAGLPQAAQDSLGAQVPHPSRLGRPEEYAALVEHIVANPMLNGETIRLDGAIRMAPR